One window of the Runella slithyformis DSM 19594 genome contains the following:
- a CDS encoding TonB-dependent receptor: MLRTTLLYLTAWCMSAGLVLAQTKISGTVTDGTTSDGLVGVSIQVKGKVIGTISDSKGNFSLTTNTATPFTLVVTSIGYETQEVQINSNRSDLKIVLKEQALMGQEVVVSASRVEESVLKSPVSIEKMDIRNIRETPAANFYDAIRNLKGVEVSTQSLMFSSVNTRGFSGNGNTRVVQMIDGIDNQAPGLNFAVGNIVGISELDLESVELLPGSASALYGPNAINGLLLMNSKNPFLYQGVSAYTKLGLMSADNRSTQTTPFYDVAFRYAKAFNNKFAFKLNVGYITAQDWQVNDYRDQSFRGTTPDNGTRSNPGYDGVNVYGDENSSGAGLASLRGTFGQLLGVPLTQLNAISAPLAQLVGGINQFSAATGIPSTQLINDVLLPNVAVSRTGYNEFDLVNYNTKSLKLNGALHYRINDKVEAVVQANWGTGSTVYTSSDRYQLKNFTMGLYKAELRGSNFFVRAYMTAENSGDTYAAGLLGTYINEAWKPSVPPASAGLAGLAQGWYPQYALTYAGGAFQTFVPAFQAALRAGQTPQAAYATALGAVNSNAGAFHTAARGVADQGRVLPGDPRFDQIAAQVKANPIPNGALFVDRTRLYHAEAMYNFNEIIDPKVIEIIIGGNYRQYALNSNGTLFLKKSDGSEFSINEFGGYTQVSKNFNDVFKLTGSVRYDKNENFAGQWSPRISAVYTANKNHNFRASYQTGFRIPTNQNQYINLNTPVSLLIGGLPALWDNYKLREGAGSVNIATGQAWTFPEFKPERALSFEVGYKGMIAKKLLVDVYYYNTTMKNYIGGVLLRNAAIPQVISMSTNYTGDIKTQGFGLGFDYLLPKNFTLGFNLSNNTLDAGGVKMFSGEKNRNVLDDGFQVGYNTPKYRHNITFGNRNLGNSGWGFNVVWRHQAAFDWLDLLQPALARLPQNNNQLTIPAFGTLDAQVSKKISSIKSILKLGGTNLLGTQYRTGWGNPVVGSMYYVSLTFDELLNK, from the coding sequence ATGTTACGAACTACCCTGCTTTATTTAACGGCATGGTGCATGAGCGCAGGCTTAGTGCTGGCTCAGACGAAGATCAGCGGTACTGTTACCGACGGTACCACAAGCGATGGCCTGGTGGGAGTAAGCATTCAGGTGAAAGGAAAAGTGATCGGTACCATCTCCGATTCGAAGGGAAATTTTTCCCTGACGACCAATACCGCTACTCCTTTTACCTTGGTTGTCACTTCTATTGGATACGAGACGCAGGAAGTACAAATTAACAGCAATCGTTCTGACCTGAAAATCGTGCTCAAAGAGCAGGCATTGATGGGTCAGGAGGTGGTTGTATCAGCTTCCCGGGTTGAGGAAAGTGTTCTGAAATCGCCCGTGAGTATTGAGAAAATGGACATTCGCAACATCCGCGAAACCCCGGCAGCTAACTTTTATGATGCCATTCGTAACCTAAAAGGGGTAGAGGTGAGCACTCAATCGTTGATGTTCAGTTCTGTTAATACACGTGGATTTTCAGGAAATGGTAATACACGTGTGGTACAAATGATTGACGGAATAGATAATCAGGCTCCGGGACTCAACTTTGCGGTAGGAAACATAGTTGGAATTTCAGAACTTGATTTAGAAAGTGTTGAGCTTCTTCCCGGATCCGCTTCTGCTTTGTATGGACCCAATGCCATCAATGGACTATTATTGATGAACAGTAAAAATCCATTTCTTTATCAAGGGGTAAGTGCTTACACAAAATTGGGCCTAATGAGCGCCGATAATCGCTCTACCCAAACTACGCCTTTCTATGATGTAGCTTTTCGGTATGCCAAAGCTTTCAACAACAAATTCGCTTTCAAACTCAATGTTGGCTACATTACTGCTCAGGATTGGCAGGTGAATGATTATCGCGACCAAAGTTTCCGAGGGACTACCCCTGATAATGGAACCCGCAGTAATCCCGGGTATGATGGCGTAAACGTCTATGGCGATGAGAACTCGAGCGGTGCCGGTTTAGCGAGTTTACGCGGCACATTCGGCCAATTACTTGGGGTGCCGCTTACTCAGCTAAACGCTATCAGCGCTCCATTAGCACAACTGGTTGGGGGGATTAATCAGTTTTCTGCTGCCACGGGTATTCCGAGCACGCAGTTGATAAACGACGTTTTACTTCCCAATGTAGCCGTATCGCGCACGGGTTACAATGAGTTTGATTTAGTAAACTATAACACAAAAAGCTTGAAATTAAATGGTGCGTTACACTATCGTATCAACGATAAAGTAGAAGCAGTCGTTCAGGCCAACTGGGGTACAGGGTCAACAGTATATACTTCTTCAGACCGATATCAACTCAAAAATTTTACAATGGGATTGTATAAAGCCGAATTGAGAGGGTCTAATTTCTTTGTTCGTGCCTATATGACCGCCGAAAATTCGGGCGATACCTATGCCGCCGGTTTGCTCGGCACCTACATTAATGAAGCTTGGAAACCAAGCGTGCCACCTGCGTCAGCGGGCTTGGCAGGCTTGGCGCAAGGATGGTATCCACAATATGCCCTTACTTATGCCGGTGGTGCATTCCAAACTTTCGTACCCGCTTTTCAGGCAGCCTTAAGAGCCGGACAAACACCGCAAGCTGCGTATGCTACTGCTTTAGGAGCCGTTAATTCTAACGCCGGTGCATTTCATACCGCAGCTCGCGGCGTGGCAGACCAAGGTCGAGTTTTACCGGGAGATCCGCGCTTCGACCAAATTGCGGCTCAGGTAAAAGCCAACCCTATTCCAAACGGAGCCTTATTTGTAGACCGTACTCGACTCTATCATGCCGAAGCCATGTACAATTTCAATGAAATAATTGACCCTAAAGTAATTGAAATTATTATTGGAGGAAATTATCGACAATATGCATTGAACTCCAACGGTACACTTTTTTTGAAAAAATCGGATGGAAGTGAGTTCAGCATCAATGAGTTTGGAGGATATACTCAAGTGAGCAAAAATTTCAACGATGTATTTAAGTTGACGGGTTCTGTTCGTTATGATAAAAACGAAAATTTTGCCGGCCAGTGGAGTCCACGTATTTCGGCCGTTTATACTGCCAACAAAAACCATAATTTCAGAGCCTCCTACCAAACAGGGTTCCGAATCCCAACCAACCAAAATCAATACATCAATCTTAATACTCCGGTATCTTTACTGATTGGCGGCTTACCTGCTCTATGGGACAATTATAAACTTCGAGAGGGAGCAGGATCTGTTAACATTGCCACCGGACAGGCATGGACTTTTCCTGAATTCAAACCTGAACGTGCTTTAAGTTTTGAAGTAGGTTACAAAGGGATGATTGCCAAAAAACTATTGGTAGACGTGTATTATTACAATACCACAATGAAAAATTACATCGGCGGCGTACTCCTTAGAAATGCGGCTATCCCACAGGTAATATCAATGTCAACAAATTATACTGGAGATATTAAAACTCAAGGCTTTGGTTTAGGATTTGATTATTTATTACCCAAAAACTTTACATTAGGATTTAACCTTTCCAATAATACACTTGATGCCGGCGGCGTAAAGATGTTTAGTGGCGAGAAGAATCGTAACGTGCTCGATGACGGTTTTCAAGTGGGATACAATACCCCTAAATATCGACATAATATAACTTTTGGAAATCGTAATTTAGGCAACTCAGGGTGGGGCTTTAATGTTGTATGGCGTCATCAGGCTGCATTTGATTGGTTAGATCTTCTCCAACCTGCCTTGGCCCGACTGCCTCAGAACAACAATCAACTTACCATACCCGCATTTGGCACTTTAGACGCCCAAGTGAGCAAGAAAATTTCCAGTATTAAATCAATCCTCAAACTTGGGGGCACGAATTTGTTAGGAACCCAATACCGAACAGGCTGGGGAAATCCGGTTGTTGGCTCCATGTATTATGTTTCACTTACCTTTGATGAACTGTTGAATAAATAA